One genomic segment of Clavelina lepadiformis chromosome 3, kaClaLepa1.1, whole genome shotgun sequence includes these proteins:
- the LOC143450790 gene encoding uncharacterized protein LOC143450790 isoform X1, producing MALDLYCAYIPSDVPPGHFAGKLVKAVHTDTKHNIFPCDSAYGKDWSEAISYLGRKRRNSANDSEDKMTSARVFLPLEHPLEGRNNPQPSKPFMNWRVPSRYSDNGRPTSREARLMKQIQNDPKRGGSSRQHEITNTTHHVPPHGKFAPIKSEQQEHMAEVFKREKAMDKKKHNHIPTLPRLSLSADLVNDKPLEPRTYSAAQRWLKKNPGKERLAAQVLRQLGHSEVDIILENTLEPNAKKAVREWLKNATEEDRRAAIRFFTSLAGSKFLGGPSGTHPAANVQGDKDARLRAVLSALENNKGQASPQKVIRHQTVDDNIKVLMKAARKKNLRLLTPDTRLRHREFQTWHHMPVYHYRGRVDNTRSMYVKPHAPLPRDFKIHPEWSS from the exons ATGGCGTTAGACCTGTACTGCGCATATATTCCGTCAGATGTGCCACCTGGCCATTTCGCAGGGAAGTTGGTAAAGGCCGTTCATACAGATACAAAACACAACATATTTCCATGCGACAGTGCCTACGGAAAAGACTGGAGCGAAGCGATATCTTACTTGGGACGAAAACGAAGGAACAGCGCGAACGACTCCGAGGACAAAATGACCAGCGCCAGGGTATTTTTACCACTTGAACACCCACTCGAAGGAAGAAACAATCCCCAACCAAGTAAG CCGTTCATGAATTGGCGAGTTCCAAGTCGCTACTCAGATAATGGTCGACCAACTTCAAGGGAAGCACGTTTAATGAAGCAGATTCAAAACGACCCTAAACGAGGAGGAAGCAG CCGGCAACACGAGATTACCAACACAACGCATCACGTTCCGCCGCATGGAAAGTTTGCACCAATCAAATCAGAGCAGCAAGAACACATGGCCGAAGTTTTCAAACGAGAAAAAGCCATGGATAAAAAAAAGCACAATCACATACCGACGT TGCCACGCCTGTCACTAAGTGCTGACTTAGTCAACGATAAACCCCTGGAACCAAGAACTTATTCGGCGGCACAAAGATGGCTGAAGAAAAATCCTGGAAAAGAACGTCTCGCAGCCCAA GTTCTCCGACAACTTGGGCATTCGGAAGTTGACATTATCTTGGAAAACACTTTAGAACCAAATGCAAAGAAAGCAGTTCGTGAATGGCTCAAAAATGCAACAGAAGAAG aTCGACGTGCTGCAATACGATTTTTTACTTCGCTAGCCGGAAGTAAATTTTTAGGAGGCCCCAGTGGTACCCATCCTGCTGCTAACGTTCAGGGTGATAAAGACGCAAGATTACGGGCTGTATTAAGCGCACTCGAAAACAACAA GGGACAAGCTTCGCCACAAAAAGTCATTCGGCATCAGACGGTTGACGACAATATAAAGGTCCTGATGAAAGCAGCAAGAAAGAAAAACCTGCGTTTGCTTACGCCCGACACCAGGCTGAGGCACAGAGAATTCCAAACGTGGCATCATATGCCT GTATATCACTACAGAGGACGTGTGGATAATACGCGCTCGATGTACGTCAAGCCACACGCACCTCTACCAAGAGATTTTAAAATTCATCCCGAGTGGTCATCATAA
- the LOC143450790 gene encoding uncharacterized protein LOC143450790 isoform X2, with protein sequence MTSARVFLPLEHPLEGRNNPQPSKPFMNWRVPSRYSDNGRPTSREARLMKQIQNDPKRGGSSRQHEITNTTHHVPPHGKFAPIKSEQQEHMAEVFKREKAMDKKKHNHIPTLPRLSLSADLVNDKPLEPRTYSAAQRWLKKNPGKERLAAQVLRQLGHSEVDIILENTLEPNAKKAVREWLKNATEEDRRAAIRFFTSLAGSKFLGGPSGTHPAANVQGDKDARLRAVLSALENNKGQASPQKVIRHQTVDDNIKVLMKAARKKNLRLLTPDTRLRHREFQTWHHMPVYHYRGRVDNTRSMYVKPHAPLPRDFKIHPEWSS encoded by the exons ATGACCAGCGCCAGGGTATTTTTACCACTTGAACACCCACTCGAAGGAAGAAACAATCCCCAACCAAGTAAG CCGTTCATGAATTGGCGAGTTCCAAGTCGCTACTCAGATAATGGTCGACCAACTTCAAGGGAAGCACGTTTAATGAAGCAGATTCAAAACGACCCTAAACGAGGAGGAAGCAG CCGGCAACACGAGATTACCAACACAACGCATCACGTTCCGCCGCATGGAAAGTTTGCACCAATCAAATCAGAGCAGCAAGAACACATGGCCGAAGTTTTCAAACGAGAAAAAGCCATGGATAAAAAAAAGCACAATCACATACCGACGT TGCCACGCCTGTCACTAAGTGCTGACTTAGTCAACGATAAACCCCTGGAACCAAGAACTTATTCGGCGGCACAAAGATGGCTGAAGAAAAATCCTGGAAAAGAACGTCTCGCAGCCCAA GTTCTCCGACAACTTGGGCATTCGGAAGTTGACATTATCTTGGAAAACACTTTAGAACCAAATGCAAAGAAAGCAGTTCGTGAATGGCTCAAAAATGCAACAGAAGAAG aTCGACGTGCTGCAATACGATTTTTTACTTCGCTAGCCGGAAGTAAATTTTTAGGAGGCCCCAGTGGTACCCATCCTGCTGCTAACGTTCAGGGTGATAAAGACGCAAGATTACGGGCTGTATTAAGCGCACTCGAAAACAACAA GGGACAAGCTTCGCCACAAAAAGTCATTCGGCATCAGACGGTTGACGACAATATAAAGGTCCTGATGAAAGCAGCAAGAAAGAAAAACCTGCGTTTGCTTACGCCCGACACCAGGCTGAGGCACAGAGAATTCCAAACGTGGCATCATATGCCT GTATATCACTACAGAGGACGTGTGGATAATACGCGCTCGATGTACGTCAAGCCACACGCACCTCTACCAAGAGATTTTAAAATTCATCCCGAGTGGTCATCATAA
- the LOC143450788 gene encoding sorting nexin-33-like produces MSEQATVLYDFMGLSENGEINLKEGEVVTIRNKHVGDGWWDGETADGRCGLFPEAYVQLITNGNASSYQSPRYSNVPGENYEQQLGENNLNNNDGPAQNDDDAWSEDWDDNSSVATTVVQQMPGASKQYGSLAHDVHSINSVESRSTRLSGTVSKNFNRFSSFVKHGGEDYMLGKADARVRQVDQVQIITGDEGPMWKPNEHAYNCAIENPKQQSKMKGLKKFVCYKLTPSDTAITVQRRYKHFDWLYARLVERYPMIGIPRLPDKQASGRFEEDFIEARMARLKLWVSYICRHPVLSRSTLFRNFLTLTEQKAWKMSKRQAEKDELGAGNFFLTVALPPTVTTVTDAEGPLDQFKKITRAMDDSISQYSSSTQSMTNKYMGLFKREYQSFGKAVNNVATSLNTHQTEQNKSLTSAIKHTGQTFHKIGEMFGNQPKEDLAPLSSHLWLYKGLLETMPDVWHMQTGALRKVKECKKLKEEGKMTDAECGAVAERADHVVCCMRAEISHFHHERIRDFALAQRAFLKSQADFFERIASELRTSLAYYDEVDVDS; encoded by the exons ATGTCTGAACAAGCCACTGTGCTTTATGACTTTATGGGACTTTCTGAAAATGGTGAGATAAACTTAAAAGAAGGAGAAGTTGTCACGATTCGCAATAAACATGTAGGAGATGGTTGGTGGGATGGTGAAACTGCTGATGGAAGATGTGGACTTTTCCCTGAAGCTTATGTACAACTGATAACTAACGGAAATGcg AGCTCGTATCAGTCTCCACGTTACAGTAATGTTCCTGGTGAAAATTATGAGCAACAACTTGGAGAAAACAACTTGAACAATAATGATGGTCCTGCACAAAATGATGATGATGCATGGTCTGAAGATTGGGATGACAATTCATCAGTTGCTACGACAGTTGTTCaa CAAATGCCAGGTGCTTCCAAACAGTATGGGAGTCTGGCTCATGATGTTCATTCCATTAACTCAGTAGAGAGTCGATCTACAAGATTAAGTGGTACTgttagcaaaaattttaatcgatTTTCCTCTTTTGTGAAACATGGAGGAGAAGATTACATGCTTGGAAAAGCTGATGCGAGAGTTCGTCAAGTTGATCAA GTGCAAATTATAACAGGTGATGAAGGTCCTATGTGGAAACCAAATGAGCATGCTTATAACTGCGCTATTGAAAATCCAAAACAGCAGAGCAAAATGAAAG GCctgaaaaaatttgtttgctaCAAGTTGACTCCCAGTGACACAGCTATAACTGTGCAGAGAAGATACAAACATTTTGACTGGCTCTATGCTCGTCTAGTGGAGCGATATCCCATGATTGGTATCCCTCGATTACCTGATAAGCAAGCTTCAGGAAGGTTTGAAGAAGATTTTATTGAAGCAAGAATGGCAAGATTAAAGTTGTGG GTATCATACATTTGCAGACACCCAGTGTTATCTCGATCAACTTTATTTCGCAATTTTTTAACTCTCACTGAGCAAAAAGCTTGGAAAATGAGCAAGCGGCAAGCAGAGAAGGATGAGCTTGGAGCtggaaacttttttttaacagTTGCACTTCCTCCAACCGTTACAACGGTTACTGATGCAGAAGGACCCCTCGACCAATTTAAAAAGATAACGAGAG CTATGGATGACAGCATTTCACAATATTCTTCGAGTACTCAGAGTATGACTAACAAATACATGGGACTGTTTAAGCGTGAATATCAATCATTTGGCAAAGCTGTCAACAACGTTGCAACATCTCTTAATACACATCAAACAGAGCAAAACAAAAGTCTGACCAGTGCGATAAAGCATACAG GGCAAACTTTTCATAAGATTGGTGAAATGTTTGGTAATCAACCTAAAGAAGACCTGGCACCTCTCTCCAGCCATTTATGGCTTTATAAGGGATTGTTGGAAACTATGCCTGATGTGTGGCAC aTGCAAACCGGGGCATTGCGCAAAGTAAAAGAGTGcaaaaaactaaaagaagAAGGAAAAATGACTGATGCTGAATGCGGAGCCGTGGCGGAGCGTGCCGATCATGTAGTTTGCTGTATGCGGGCTGAGATTTCCCATTTTCACCACGAGCGTATTCGCGACTTTGCACTGGCTCAGCGTGCTTTTTTGAAAAGTCAAGCTGATTTTTTCGAGCGAATTGCAAGTGAATTGAGAACATCGCTTGCCTATTATGACGAAGTTGACGTTGATTCGTAA
- the LOC143450787 gene encoding uncharacterized protein LOC143450787 isoform X1, which translates to MRMTIYIWVIYFTSNVNTQDFAYEVKQMETLTEGPNCECKCILETVDDGPCPSDPTKRKEIYSVKTISMGSDCKCKCFVPVPPNCMSGVSSKKSESKLRNQTRSGEKKIKINEAASHLAVVQLGQIQSSITQLISALDKLERALNHPLLKKNLQRTDTKKIDAHETSESSGLAHNISQNIQTEPSLAENQLPNYTASVVEATVSKQPITEATVTDFQAAVAGHNPLVQNITEAYNLTFTSITHGVDAIVRPKILPVHQSLIPDKKENHSSRLHKTDSATTFGNVINTKNVSTAIQYLLESRPTKPDLFLTPTVETIQFSETTATTKSLSTTRPSEVNIKPNKTQLPQRHNNFEPYRNVQQEKQPTPKDYYDDQYYYDYDSGESVHSGKGASDAHTRSDNRYRLTSSHPTENPTQISKLTETAKQIGVSNEERVMRNRHDYDNAFDGDDDYYAEYEYLASTTQTTAPMKSAESCGTLLNLSEPQVIQDFGRREGAWLRDPEAVPSKRGRIYVTNFYYGSNLIEFENVENFRNFRWSNSYMLPYNWIGTGHMVYNGSFYYNRAFSTNLIKYDLAYRFVSAWGHLRNAVYDSSTPFTWRGHTNVNMAADGQGLWVMYPTYNDFDSSSTEYAYVLNKLNAIDLRVISSWKTPFLRQSVSHLFMICGVVYATNRFNERNTRITQAYDTYTGVQRTLFVPFVNQFSYNVQLLYYHQERKLLSWDNGHQIEYMVHLAH; encoded by the exons CAAGCGATCCAACAAAACGCAAAGAAATATATTCAGTCAAAACTATTTCAATGGGCAGTGACTGCAAATGCAAGTGTTTTGTGCCAGTTCCTCCTAACTGCATG AGTGGAGTCTCttcaaaaaaatctgaaaGTAAATTGCGTAACCAAACACGTAGTggagaaaagaaaataaagatCAATGAAGCTGCAAGCCACCTCGCCGTTGTTCAACTTGGCCAAATTCAGTCAAGCATAACGCAGCTGATATCGGCATTGGACAAGTTAGAACGCGCCCTAAATCATCCTCtccttaaaaaaaacttacaacgTACAGACACGAAG AAAATAGACGCGCATGAAACTAGCGAAAGTAGCGGGCTTGCACACAATATCTCACAGAACATTCAAACTGAACCGTCATTAGCTGAAAATCAGCTACCAAATTACACTGCTAG CGTAGTCGAAGCTACAGTGTCAAAGCAGCCGATCACTGAAGCGACCGTAACGGATTTCCAAGCTGCTGTTGCTGGGCACAATCCGCTTGTTCAGAACATCACTGAAGCATATAATTTAACCTTTACAA GTATTACTCACGGTGTTGATGCCATTGTTCGGCCGAAGATATTACCTGTCCATCAAAGTTTAATACCAGATAAAAAGGAAAACCATTCTTCCAGGCTTCACAAAACTGATAGCGCTACAACATTTGGCAACGTgataaacaccaaaaatgtcAGTACCGCGATACAATATTTGCTTGAGAGCAGACCTACCAAACCAGATTTGTTTTTGACGCCAACTGTCGAAACAATCCAGTTTTCGGAAACCACAGCGACTACAAAATCTTTATCAACAACCCGTCCGTCTGAGGTAAACATAAAACCGAACAAGACTCAACTTCCGCAAAGGCATAATAACTTTGAACCGTACAGAAACGTTCAACAAGAGAAGCAACCAACACCAAAAGACTACTACGACGATCAGTACTATTATGATTATGATTCTGGAGAAAGTGTTCATTCTGGAAAAGGAGCAAGTGATGCCCACACAAGATCAGACAATCGATATCGTTTAACGTCTTCGCACCCGACTGAAAACCCAACGCAGATCAGCAAACTTACAGAGACGGCAAAGCAAATAGGAGTAAGCAATGAAGAGCGAGTAATGAGAAACCGACATGATTATGACAATGCGTTTGATGGTGATGACGATTATTACGCTGAATATGAATATCTGGCAAGTACCACGCAAACGACTGCCCCCATGAAATCGGCTG AATCATGTGGCACATTGTTGAACTTATCCGAACCGCAAGTGATTCAAGATTTCGGTCGTCGTGAAGGAGCATGGCTGCGAGATCCAGAAGCTGTACCTAGTAAAAGAGGCCGTATATATGTGACCAACTTTTATTACGGAAGCAATCTGATTGAGTTTGAAAATGTAGAAAACTTTAG GAATTTCCGTTGGAGTAACTCATATATGTTGCCGTATAACTGGATTGGAACGGGCCATATGGTTTACAATGGATCGTTTTACTACAACCGAGCATTTTCCACGAATTTAATCAAATACGATTTAGCATACAG GTTTGTTAGTGCTTGGGGCCACTTGCGTAATGCAGTGTATGACTCTTCCACCCCATTTACATGGCGTGGTCATACAAACGTTAACATGGCTGCCGACGGACAAGGTCTTTGGGTGATGTATCCTACATATAATGACTTTGACTCTTCATCCACCGAGTATGCCTACGTTTTAAACAAGTTAAATGCAATAGATCTGCGCGTAATTAGCAGTTGGAAAACACCATTTTTAAG GCAATCCGTATCTCACTTATTCATGATCTGTGGGGTCGTTTATGCCACGAATCGCTTCAACGAACGAAATACTCGAATTACTCAAGCTTACGACACCTACACAGGAGTTCAACGAACGCTATTTGTGCCTTTTGTGAACCAATTTTCGTACAACGTCCAACTGTTATATTATCATCAGGAGCGAAAGCTGTTGTCCTGGGATAATGGTCACCAGATAGAATATATGGTCCATCTCGCCCACTGA
- the LOC143450787 gene encoding uncharacterized protein LOC143450787 isoform X2 produces the protein MGSDCKCKCFVPVPPNCMSGVSSKKSESKLRNQTRSGEKKIKINEAASHLAVVQLGQIQSSITQLISALDKLERALNHPLLKKNLQRTDTKKIDAHETSESSGLAHNISQNIQTEPSLAENQLPNYTASVVEATVSKQPITEATVTDFQAAVAGHNPLVQNITEAYNLTFTSITHGVDAIVRPKILPVHQSLIPDKKENHSSRLHKTDSATTFGNVINTKNVSTAIQYLLESRPTKPDLFLTPTVETIQFSETTATTKSLSTTRPSEVNIKPNKTQLPQRHNNFEPYRNVQQEKQPTPKDYYDDQYYYDYDSGESVHSGKGASDAHTRSDNRYRLTSSHPTENPTQISKLTETAKQIGVSNEERVMRNRHDYDNAFDGDDDYYAEYEYLASTTQTTAPMKSAESCGTLLNLSEPQVIQDFGRREGAWLRDPEAVPSKRGRIYVTNFYYGSNLIEFENVENFRNFRWSNSYMLPYNWIGTGHMVYNGSFYYNRAFSTNLIKYDLAYRFVSAWGHLRNAVYDSSTPFTWRGHTNVNMAADGQGLWVMYPTYNDFDSSSTEYAYVLNKLNAIDLRVISSWKTPFLRQSVSHLFMICGVVYATNRFNERNTRITQAYDTYTGVQRTLFVPFVNQFSYNVQLLYYHQERKLLSWDNGHQIEYMVHLAH, from the exons ATGGGCAGTGACTGCAAATGCAAGTGTTTTGTGCCAGTTCCTCCTAACTGCATG AGTGGAGTCTCttcaaaaaaatctgaaaGTAAATTGCGTAACCAAACACGTAGTggagaaaagaaaataaagatCAATGAAGCTGCAAGCCACCTCGCCGTTGTTCAACTTGGCCAAATTCAGTCAAGCATAACGCAGCTGATATCGGCATTGGACAAGTTAGAACGCGCCCTAAATCATCCTCtccttaaaaaaaacttacaacgTACAGACACGAAG AAAATAGACGCGCATGAAACTAGCGAAAGTAGCGGGCTTGCACACAATATCTCACAGAACATTCAAACTGAACCGTCATTAGCTGAAAATCAGCTACCAAATTACACTGCTAG CGTAGTCGAAGCTACAGTGTCAAAGCAGCCGATCACTGAAGCGACCGTAACGGATTTCCAAGCTGCTGTTGCTGGGCACAATCCGCTTGTTCAGAACATCACTGAAGCATATAATTTAACCTTTACAA GTATTACTCACGGTGTTGATGCCATTGTTCGGCCGAAGATATTACCTGTCCATCAAAGTTTAATACCAGATAAAAAGGAAAACCATTCTTCCAGGCTTCACAAAACTGATAGCGCTACAACATTTGGCAACGTgataaacaccaaaaatgtcAGTACCGCGATACAATATTTGCTTGAGAGCAGACCTACCAAACCAGATTTGTTTTTGACGCCAACTGTCGAAACAATCCAGTTTTCGGAAACCACAGCGACTACAAAATCTTTATCAACAACCCGTCCGTCTGAGGTAAACATAAAACCGAACAAGACTCAACTTCCGCAAAGGCATAATAACTTTGAACCGTACAGAAACGTTCAACAAGAGAAGCAACCAACACCAAAAGACTACTACGACGATCAGTACTATTATGATTATGATTCTGGAGAAAGTGTTCATTCTGGAAAAGGAGCAAGTGATGCCCACACAAGATCAGACAATCGATATCGTTTAACGTCTTCGCACCCGACTGAAAACCCAACGCAGATCAGCAAACTTACAGAGACGGCAAAGCAAATAGGAGTAAGCAATGAAGAGCGAGTAATGAGAAACCGACATGATTATGACAATGCGTTTGATGGTGATGACGATTATTACGCTGAATATGAATATCTGGCAAGTACCACGCAAACGACTGCCCCCATGAAATCGGCTG AATCATGTGGCACATTGTTGAACTTATCCGAACCGCAAGTGATTCAAGATTTCGGTCGTCGTGAAGGAGCATGGCTGCGAGATCCAGAAGCTGTACCTAGTAAAAGAGGCCGTATATATGTGACCAACTTTTATTACGGAAGCAATCTGATTGAGTTTGAAAATGTAGAAAACTTTAG GAATTTCCGTTGGAGTAACTCATATATGTTGCCGTATAACTGGATTGGAACGGGCCATATGGTTTACAATGGATCGTTTTACTACAACCGAGCATTTTCCACGAATTTAATCAAATACGATTTAGCATACAG GTTTGTTAGTGCTTGGGGCCACTTGCGTAATGCAGTGTATGACTCTTCCACCCCATTTACATGGCGTGGTCATACAAACGTTAACATGGCTGCCGACGGACAAGGTCTTTGGGTGATGTATCCTACATATAATGACTTTGACTCTTCATCCACCGAGTATGCCTACGTTTTAAACAAGTTAAATGCAATAGATCTGCGCGTAATTAGCAGTTGGAAAACACCATTTTTAAG GCAATCCGTATCTCACTTATTCATGATCTGTGGGGTCGTTTATGCCACGAATCGCTTCAACGAACGAAATACTCGAATTACTCAAGCTTACGACACCTACACAGGAGTTCAACGAACGCTATTTGTGCCTTTTGTGAACCAATTTTCGTACAACGTCCAACTGTTATATTATCATCAGGAGCGAAAGCTGTTGTCCTGGGATAATGGTCACCAGATAGAATATATGGTCCATCTCGCCCACTGA